A single region of the Erythrobacter sp. genome encodes:
- a CDS encoding S46 family peptidase — translation MTRKLCAAALLASVSLAPIAAPLSAKEGMFTPDQLQEIAGQLEEAGLEIDPQELADLTGFPMGAIVSLGGCSASFVSPTGLVVTNHHCARGSVQYNSTAENNYLENGFLANSLAEELPAAPGSRIYVTTEVTNVTDRMREGTEGMEPYERYELVQQRSKDITAECEQDAGYRCQVASFYGGAEYKLIKRLEVRDVRLVYAPADSIGKYGGDIDNWMWPRHTGDFAFYRAYVAPDGSAADYAEENVPYEPEHHLKVSAAGLDEGDFVMAAGYPGSTSRYSLMAEVENTFGWTYPTFQTLLTEWIATIEEAAPEGTDARVKYESRLAGLNNFEKNLRGQIEGARRVGLVERRREREEALAAWIAADPSRAEYGEAIAELAQLSEESAQASRTNFWYNNATRPALLGVAERLYRLSKERQNDNALREPGYQERDMGFFRQGLQALDRRFDPAVDKAEWELFLTGYLAQPADERVAVLDEALGITAETTPADLPALLEKFYAETDLDEAETRLALMEATPEQLEASDDPFIELAVALYDYGFELETEAKTRAGRALALRPAYMEAITAWQRESGVLTYPDANSTLRVTYGEVMGGSPKDGMAYYPFTTLEGITEKDTGEDPFNAPQDLLNAIEAKDYGPYKLESIGSVPVNFLSDLDSTGGNSGSATLNARAELVGLLFDGTFESVNSDWDFDPRTTRTIHVDTRYMLWVMDKVDGAERLIEEMDIVR, via the coding sequence ATGACCCGCAAGCTTTGTGCCGCCGCGCTTCTAGCGTCGGTCAGCCTCGCCCCGATTGCCGCCCCCCTGTCCGCCAAGGAAGGGATGTTCACCCCCGACCAGCTGCAGGAAATCGCCGGGCAGCTCGAAGAGGCGGGGCTGGAAATCGACCCGCAGGAACTCGCCGATCTCACCGGCTTTCCGATGGGCGCGATCGTCTCGCTCGGCGGATGTTCGGCGAGCTTCGTCTCGCCCACCGGGCTCGTGGTGACGAACCACCACTGCGCGCGCGGATCGGTGCAGTATAATTCGACCGCCGAGAACAATTACCTCGAAAACGGCTTCCTCGCGAACAGCCTCGCAGAGGAACTGCCCGCCGCGCCCGGCTCGCGCATCTACGTGACGACCGAGGTCACCAACGTGACCGACCGGATGCGCGAGGGCACGGAAGGCATGGAGCCCTATGAACGCTACGAACTCGTCCAGCAGCGCTCCAAGGACATCACCGCCGAATGCGAACAGGATGCGGGCTACCGCTGCCAGGTCGCAAGCTTCTACGGCGGGGCGGAATACAAGCTCATCAAGCGGCTCGAAGTGCGCGATGTGCGGCTCGTCTATGCGCCCGCCGATTCCATCGGTAAGTATGGCGGCGACATCGACAACTGGATGTGGCCTCGCCACACCGGCGACTTCGCCTTCTACCGCGCCTATGTCGCGCCGGACGGCTCGGCGGCGGACTATGCCGAGGAGAACGTCCCCTATGAGCCCGAACATCACCTCAAGGTGAGCGCTGCAGGGCTGGACGAGGGCGATTTCGTCATGGCCGCGGGCTATCCCGGCTCGACCAGCCGATATTCCCTGATGGCCGAGGTCGAGAACACTTTCGGCTGGACCTACCCGACCTTCCAGACGCTCCTCACCGAATGGATCGCGACCATCGAGGAAGCCGCTCCCGAAGGCACGGATGCGCGGGTGAAATACGAAAGCCGGCTCGCCGGGCTCAACAATTTCGAGAAGAACCTGCGCGGCCAGATCGAGGGCGCGCGCCGCGTCGGCCTCGTCGAGCGGCGGCGGGAGCGGGAAGAGGCGCTTGCGGCGTGGATCGCGGCGGACCCCTCGCGCGCCGAATATGGCGAGGCGATTGCCGAGCTTGCGCAGCTCTCCGAGGAAAGCGCTCAGGCGAGCCGGACGAACTTCTGGTACAACAACGCGACGCGGCCTGCGCTGCTGGGCGTGGCCGAGCGGCTCTATCGCCTGTCGAAAGAGCGCCAGAACGACAACGCCCTGCGCGAGCCCGGCTACCAGGAGCGCGACATGGGCTTCTTCCGCCAGGGCCTGCAGGCATTGGACCGGCGCTTCGACCCGGCGGTGGACAAGGCCGAGTGGGAGCTGTTCCTGACCGGCTACCTCGCCCAGCCCGCCGATGAACGTGTCGCCGTGCTCGACGAGGCGCTGGGCATCACCGCCGAGACGACGCCTGCGGACCTGCCCGCGCTGCTCGAGAAGTTCTACGCCGAAACCGACCTCGACGAGGCGGAAACGCGCCTTGCGCTGATGGAAGCGACGCCCGAACAGCTCGAAGCCTCCGACGATCCCTTCATCGAGCTCGCGGTCGCGCTCTACGATTACGGTTTCGAGCTCGAGACCGAGGCCAAGACCCGCGCCGGACGCGCGCTCGCCCTGCGCCCGGCCTACATGGAGGCGATCACCGCGTGGCAGCGCGAAAGCGGCGTGCTGACCTATCCGGACGCGAACTCCACCCTGCGCGTCACCTATGGCGAGGTGATGGGTGGATCGCCCAAGGACGGGATGGCCTATTATCCCTTCACGACGCTCGAGGGCATCACCGAGAAGGATACCGGCGAAGACCCCTTCAACGCGCCGCAGGACCTGCTGAACGCGATCGAGGCGAAGGATTACGGACCCTACAAGCTGGAGAGCATCGGGTCGGTCCCGGTCAATTTCCTCTCTGACCTCGATTCGACCGGCGGCAATTCCGGCTCGGCGACGCTGAACGCGCGCGCCGAACTGGTCGGCCTGCTGTTCGACGGGACTTTCGAGAGCGTGAATTCCGACTGGGATTTCGATCCGCGCACGACCCGCACGATCCATGTCGACACGCGCTATATGCTGTGGGTGATGGACAAGGTCGACGGGGCCGAGCGCCTGATCGAGGAAATGGACATCGTTCGGTGA
- the gatB gene encoding Asp-tRNA(Asn)/Glu-tRNA(Gln) amidotransferase subunit GatB: MTDYRIEGATGEWEVVIGLEVHAQVTSNAKLFSGASTAFGAEPNTQVSLIDAAMPGMLPVPNRECIRQAVRTGMAIEAEIHKWSRFDRKNYFYADLPQGYQISQLYHPLVGEGSLLIEADEKAGIAEDKVIGIERIHVEQDAGKLMHDQHPTMSYVDLNRCGVALMEIVSKPDMRSPAEAGAYVRKLRSILRYVGSCDGNMEEGSMRADVNVSVRRPGEEFGTRTETKNVNSVRFVMQVIEYEANRQVDVIESGGTVDQETRLFDPNTGTTRTMRSKEDAHDYRYFPDPDLLPLELDEGFLEECRASLPELPDAKRRRYEEELGLTPYNARELTAEVETFARFETLLAATAAKIGKSEAEVATPVANWALSVAPGIVKALGEEADMAHATAERQAAILAMQDKGEISGGQAKEIFEIVLKEGGEPETIADERGLKQVSDTGAIEAAIDEILANNADKVEQYRGGKDKLFGFFVGQTMKAMQGKANPQVVNQILKDKLG, from the coding sequence ATGACTGACTACCGCATTGAGGGCGCAACCGGCGAATGGGAGGTCGTGATCGGCCTCGAGGTCCATGCGCAGGTGACGAGCAACGCCAAGCTGTTCTCCGGCGCCTCGACCGCGTTCGGGGCGGAGCCGAACACGCAGGTCAGCCTGATCGACGCGGCCATGCCCGGGATGCTGCCCGTGCCGAACCGCGAATGCATCCGGCAGGCGGTGCGCACCGGCATGGCGATCGAGGCCGAGATCCACAAGTGGAGCCGGTTCGACCGCAAGAACTACTTCTACGCCGACCTGCCGCAGGGCTACCAGATCAGCCAGCTCTACCACCCGCTGGTGGGCGAGGGCTCGCTGCTGATCGAGGCGGACGAGAAGGCGGGCATTGCCGAAGACAAGGTCATCGGCATCGAGCGCATCCACGTCGAACAGGACGCGGGCAAGCTGATGCACGACCAGCACCCGACCATGTCCTATGTCGACCTCAACCGCTGCGGCGTCGCGCTGATGGAGATCGTCTCGAAGCCCGATATGCGCTCGCCTGCCGAGGCGGGGGCATACGTGCGCAAGCTCAGGAGCATCCTGCGCTATGTCGGAAGCTGCGACGGCAACATGGAAGAAGGCTCGATGCGTGCCGACGTGAACGTGTCGGTGCGCCGTCCGGGCGAGGAATTCGGCACGCGGACCGAGACGAAGAACGTCAATTCGGTGCGCTTCGTCATGCAGGTCATCGAATACGAGGCGAATCGGCAGGTCGACGTGATCGAAAGCGGCGGCACGGTCGACCAGGAAACCCGCCTGTTCGATCCGAACACCGGCACGACGCGGACCATGCGCTCCAAGGAAGACGCGCATGATTACCGCTACTTCCCCGATCCCGACCTGCTGCCCCTGGAACTCGACGAGGGCTTCCTCGAGGAATGCCGCGCGAGCCTGCCCGAACTGCCCGACGCCAAGCGCCGCCGCTACGAGGAAGAGCTCGGCCTCACCCCCTACAACGCGCGCGAATTGACCGCCGAGGTCGAGACCTTCGCCCGCTTCGAGACGCTGCTCGCCGCGACTGCCGCGAAAATCGGCAAGTCCGAGGCCGAGGTCGCCACTCCGGTCGCCAACTGGGCGCTCTCGGTCGCGCCGGGCATCGTCAAGGCGCTGGGCGAGGAAGCCGACATGGCCCACGCGACCGCCGAGCGTCAGGCGGCCATCCTCGCGATGCAGGACAAGGGGGAGATCTCCGGTGGTCAGGCCAAGGAAATCTTCGAAATCGTCCTCAAGGAAGGCGGCGAGCCCGAGACAATCGCCGACGAACGCGGGCTCAAGCAGGTTAGCGACACGGGCGCGATCGAAGCCGCCATCGACGAAATCCTCGCCAACAACGCTGACAAGGTCGAACAGTATCGCGGCGGCAAGGACAAGCTGTTCGGTTTCTTCGTCGGCCAGACGATGAAGGCGATGCAGGGCAAGGCAAACCCGCAGGTCGTCAACCAGATATTGAAGGACAAGCTCGGCTGA
- a CDS encoding glutamyl-tRNA amidotransferase, whose product MSDGLALTLAGIGIALAVPLTFMVANWVRKNVDHGEARFDSSGRMISDEEERDEA is encoded by the coding sequence GTGAGCGACGGGCTTGCCCTCACCCTTGCCGGCATCGGCATTGCACTGGCGGTGCCGCTGACGTTCATGGTGGCGAACTGGGTGCGCAAGAATGTCGATCACGGGGAGGCGCGCTTTGACAGTTCGGGCAGGATGATTTCGGACGAAGAAGAACGCGACGAAGCATGA
- the gatA gene encoding Asp-tRNA(Asn)/Glu-tRNA(Gln) amidotransferase subunit GatA gives MTDLTQLGIKAIRDGVRAGDFTAREVAEAFNAAVAEAAALNAFIVTTPEHALAAADEVDQARAAGDELGAMAGVPIGMKDLFATRGVQTSAASHILEGFRPEYESTVSQNLWKAGAGMLGKLNLDQFAMGSSNETSYFGNVASPWRKQGSNETMSPGGSSGGSSAAVAARIAPAATGTDTGGSIRQPAAFTGICGIKPTYGRCSRWGVVAFASSLDQAGPMARSVEDCAIMLGAMAGFDPKDATSLDLPVPDWEGALSSDLKGKKVGIPKEYRMEGTDAAILDSWEQGKAWLKDAGAEIVDVSLPHTKYALPAYYIIAPAEASSNLARYDGVRYGLRELPEGAGLQDMYAETREAGFGDEVKRRILIGTYVLSAGFYDAYYNQAQKVRALVARDFERAFAECDLILAPTTPTASFPLGSMNKDPLTMYLNDVFAVPASLAGLPAMSVPAGLNPDGLPLGLQLVGRPFEEQAVLDAGLAIQERAGFTAVPEKWW, from the coding sequence ATGACTGACCTGACCCAGCTTGGAATCAAGGCGATCCGCGACGGCGTGCGCGCCGGGGACTTCACCGCGCGCGAAGTGGCCGAAGCCTTCAACGCCGCGGTCGCCGAAGCCGCCGCGCTCAACGCCTTCATCGTCACCACCCCCGAACACGCGCTCGCCGCGGCGGACGAGGTCGACCAGGCACGCGCCGCCGGGGACGAGCTCGGCGCCATGGCGGGCGTGCCGATCGGCATGAAGGACCTCTTCGCCACGCGCGGCGTCCAGACCAGCGCGGCGAGTCACATCCTCGAAGGGTTCAGGCCCGAATACGAAAGCACCGTCAGCCAGAACCTCTGGAAGGCGGGTGCGGGGATGCTCGGCAAGCTCAATCTCGACCAGTTCGCGATGGGCTCCTCGAACGAGACGAGCTATTTCGGCAACGTCGCCTCGCCGTGGCGCAAGCAGGGCAGCAACGAAACGATGAGCCCGGGCGGTTCCTCGGGCGGCTCCTCCGCCGCGGTCGCCGCGCGCATCGCGCCGGCTGCGACCGGGACCGACACCGGCGGCTCGATCCGCCAGCCCGCGGCCTTCACCGGCATCTGCGGGATCAAGCCGACCTATGGCCGCTGCAGCCGCTGGGGCGTCGTCGCCTTCGCCTCCTCGCTCGATCAGGCAGGTCCGATGGCGCGCTCGGTCGAGGACTGCGCGATCATGCTGGGCGCGATGGCGGGGTTCGATCCCAAGGACGCGACCAGCCTCGATCTGCCCGTGCCCGACTGGGAAGGCGCGCTTTCCAGCGACCTCAAGGGCAAGAAGGTCGGCATCCCGAAGGAATACCGGATGGAGGGGACCGACGCCGCGATCCTCGATTCGTGGGAACAGGGCAAGGCGTGGCTGAAGGACGCGGGCGCGGAAATCGTCGACGTCTCGCTTCCCCACACGAAATACGCTCTGCCCGCCTATTACATCATCGCGCCGGCCGAAGCGTCCTCCAATCTCGCGCGGTATGACGGGGTGCGCTACGGCCTGCGCGAGCTTCCGGAGGGCGCGGGGCTGCAGGATATGTATGCCGAAACGCGCGAGGCGGGCTTCGGCGACGAGGTCAAGCGGCGCATCCTGATCGGGACCTACGTGCTCTCGGCGGGGTTCTACGACGCCTATTACAATCAGGCGCAGAAGGTCCGCGCGCTGGTCGCCCGCGATTTCGAGCGCGCGTTCGCGGAGTGCGACCTGATCCTCGCCCCGACGACGCCGACGGCGAGCTTCCCGCTGGGTTCGATGAACAAGGACCCGCTGACGATGTATCTCAACGACGTCTTCGCGGTCCCGGCGAGCCTTGCGGGCTTGCCCGCCATGAGCGTGCCCGCCGGGCTCAATCCAGACGGCCTGCCGCTCGGCCTGCAATTGGTCGGGCGGCCCTTCGAGGAGCAGGCCGTGCTCGACGCGGGGCTGGCGATACAGGAGCGCGCCGGGTTCACGGCTGTGCCGGAGAAGTGGTGGTGA
- the gatC gene encoding Asp-tRNA(Asn)/Glu-tRNA(Gln) amidotransferase subunit GatC, with protein sequence MSVTREEVAKIASLARIRMTEEELDRMAPELSGILDWVEQLGEVDVTGIQPMSAVIPNTLRLRADEVDADPLTGGNRRDDVLANAPVAEHGFFGVPKVIE encoded by the coding sequence ATGTCCGTCACACGCGAAGAAGTGGCCAAGATCGCCAGCCTCGCCCGCATCCGCATGACCGAGGAGGAACTGGACCGCATGGCGCCCGAATTGTCGGGCATCCTCGACTGGGTCGAACAATTGGGCGAGGTCGACGTGACCGGCATCCAGCCGATGAGCGCGGTGATCCCCAACACGCTGCGCCTGCGCGCCGACGAGGTGGACGCCGACCCTCTCACCGGCGGCAATCGCCGCGACGACGTGCTCGCCAATGCGCCGGTCGCCGAACACGGCTTCTTCGGCGTGCCGAAGGTGATCGAATAA
- a CDS encoding FKBP-type peptidyl-prolyl cis-trans isomerase yields the protein MAEVTRVPIQPVAKGSLTKLWIGVILAVLVGAGLAFAAVPKGLDIDVIAEGEGPTIKVGDVAWVKYTGKLAATGEVFDETPELPPQIAEAVRSIFPEGSPWEMREGMMIEGFFNGLLQMREGGKYELYIPAEQAYGDQPPPGSPIPANADLIFEIEVTDIMSQEKYERDMAILQQMMQSQMGGPPGAGPGGPGPQGPPPVLPEGQ from the coding sequence ATGGCCGAAGTCACCCGCGTCCCCATCCAGCCCGTCGCCAAGGGCTCGCTCACCAAGCTGTGGATCGGCGTGATCCTCGCCGTGCTGGTGGGCGCCGGCCTTGCTTTTGCCGCCGTGCCCAAGGGGCTCGACATCGACGTGATCGCCGAGGGCGAAGGCCCGACGATCAAGGTCGGCGATGTGGCCTGGGTGAAATACACCGGCAAGCTCGCCGCCACCGGCGAGGTGTTCGACGAGACTCCCGAGCTGCCGCCGCAGATCGCCGAGGCGGTGCGCTCGATCTTTCCCGAAGGCTCGCCCTGGGAAATGCGCGAGGGCATGATGATCGAGGGCTTCTTCAACGGCCTCCTGCAGATGCGCGAGGGCGGGAAATACGAACTCTACATCCCCGCAGAGCAAGCCTATGGCGACCAGCCGCCTCCGGGCTCGCCGATCCCGGCGAACGCCGACCTTATCTTCGAGATCGAAGTGACCGACATCATGAGCCAGGAGAAATACGAGCGCGACATGGCGATCCTCCAGCAGATGATGCAGTCGCAGATGGGCGGGCCTCCGGGTGCTGGGCCGGGCGGTCCCGGTCCGCAGGGTCCGCCGCCGGTCCTTCCCGAAGGCCAGTAA
- the rpsU gene encoding 30S ribosomal protein S21: MQIIVRDNNVDQALRALKKKLQREGVYREMKLRRHYEKPSEKRAREKAAAVRRARKLERKRAERDGVK; encoded by the coding sequence ATGCAAATCATCGTCCGCGATAACAATGTCGACCAGGCTCTCCGCGCGCTCAAGAAGAAGCTCCAGCGCGAGGGCGTTTATCGCGAGATGAAGCTGCGGCGTCACTACGAGAAGCCGAGCGAGAAGCGCGCCCGGGAAAAGGCCGCCGCCGTGCGCCGTGCGCGCAAGCTCGAGCGCAAGCGGGCCGAGCGCGACGGCGTGAAGTGA
- a CDS encoding CrcB family protein → MYPATPTPLLASLLVMAGGAIGALARYQLGRAIGAAVGPAQAGAFFWATLAINVIGCGAMGLLFGWISRSGGSAEGLRLFVGVGLLGGFTTFSAFGLEMMLLIERGATGLALFYAGFSVAAGLAALWLGLVLVRGLA, encoded by the coding sequence ATGTATCCGGCCACCCCCACTCCCCTGCTCGCCTCCTTGCTGGTCATGGCCGGCGGCGCGATCGGTGCGCTCGCCCGCTACCAGCTCGGCCGCGCGATCGGCGCGGCTGTCGGCCCGGCGCAGGCCGGGGCGTTCTTCTGGGCGACGCTGGCCATCAACGTGATCGGGTGCGGCGCGATGGGCCTCCTGTTCGGCTGGATTTCGAGAAGCGGCGGGAGCGCGGAGGGGCTCCGGCTGTTCGTCGGTGTCGGCCTGCTCGGCGGGTTCACGACCTTCAGCGCCTTCGGCCTTGAAATGATGCTGCTGATCGAACGCGGCGCGACCGGGCTGGCGCTGTTCTACGCGGGCTTTTCGGTCGCGGCGGGGCTGGCGGCGCTGTGGCTCGGGCTGGTTCTCGTGAGGGGGCTGGCATGA
- a CDS encoding RluA family pseudouridine synthase produces MKRGPSAEVRQFTIAPDDDGIRLDRWFKRNLPLVGFGTVSKWARTGQLRVDGKRAKPEDRLEAGQVLRVPPGGEAKGGKPAPGRRELTEADIAEARAMVIRETPSALVLNKPPGLATQGGSKTTRHVDGLLDAFVEGEEPRPRLVHRLDKDTSGVLLVAKTPGSAASYSKRFSGRSARKIYWALVVGVPEVREGTIDAPLAKQPGTGGEKMHVDEENGQSAKTRYRVVERAGTKAAWVELEPLTGRTHQLRVHMAAIGHPIVGDGKYGGQDAFLTGAISRKMHLHARRLIIGTPESKGNAKETGGGKLDVTAELPEHFAASMESLGFDPALSDAAPIRDEPVERTPAEKKLAARRHFKQARKETRAPRRARGDAKKAGAKGRKGAKKGGPKGRRK; encoded by the coding sequence ATGAAGCGCGGCCCTTCCGCCGAGGTGCGCCAGTTCACCATCGCGCCCGACGACGACGGCATCCGGCTCGACCGCTGGTTCAAGCGCAACCTGCCGCTGGTCGGCTTCGGCACGGTCTCGAAATGGGCGCGCACCGGGCAATTGCGCGTCGACGGCAAGCGCGCGAAGCCGGAAGACCGGCTCGAAGCGGGACAAGTCCTGCGCGTGCCGCCGGGCGGCGAGGCGAAGGGCGGCAAGCCCGCGCCGGGGCGCCGCGAGCTGACCGAGGCCGACATCGCCGAGGCGCGTGCCATGGTGATCCGCGAGACGCCGAGCGCCCTTGTCCTCAATAAGCCCCCCGGCCTCGCCACGCAGGGCGGCAGCAAGACGACGCGTCATGTCGACGGGCTGCTCGATGCCTTCGTCGAGGGCGAAGAACCGCGCCCGCGCCTCGTCCACCGGCTCGACAAGGACACCTCCGGCGTCCTGCTGGTCGCGAAAACGCCGGGCAGCGCGGCGAGTTACTCGAAACGCTTTTCCGGGCGCTCGGCGCGGAAAATCTACTGGGCGCTGGTCGTCGGCGTGCCCGAAGTGCGCGAGGGCACGATCGACGCCCCGCTCGCCAAGCAGCCGGGCACGGGCGGCGAGAAGATGCACGTGGACGAGGAGAACGGGCAGAGCGCCAAGACCCGCTACCGCGTGGTCGAGCGCGCCGGGACCAAGGCGGCGTGGGTCGAACTCGAACCGCTTACCGGGCGCACCCACCAGCTGCGCGTCCACATGGCGGCGATCGGCCATCCCATCGTGGGCGACGGGAAATACGGCGGGCAGGACGCTTTCCTGACCGGCGCGATCAGCCGCAAGATGCACCTTCACGCGCGCCGCCTCATCATCGGCACGCCGGAATCGAAAGGCAATGCCAAGGAGACGGGGGGCGGAAAACTCGATGTGACCGCCGAGCTGCCCGAACATTTCGCCGCGAGCATGGAATCGCTTGGCTTCGATCCCGCGCTTTCCGACGCCGCGCCGATCCGCGACGAGCCGGTCGAACGCACGCCGGCGGAAAAGAAACTCGCCGCCCGCCGCCATTTCAAGCAGGCGCGTAAGGAAACCCGCGCCCCGCGCCGCGCGCGCGGGGATGCGAAGAAGGCCGGAGCGAAAGGCAGGAAGGGCGCAAAGAAGGGCGGGCCGAAGGGGCGGCGCAAGTGA
- a CDS encoding HAD-IA family hydrolase, translating to MTRPGTRLAVFDCDGTLVDGQADVCWAMERAFARAQLPAPDTALVRRMVGLSLPVAVRELAPDLDEAKAREVTEFYKSSFRARREEGLLDEPLYDGVADLLARLHADGWSLAVATGKSDRGLAACLAGHGIADLFISLQTADRHPSKPHPAMLEAALFEAGAQPEETVMIGDTSFDMQMAAAARVPAIGVAWGYHSPAELLATGAREVAGTVRELAAMLEA from the coding sequence GTGACGCGCCCCGGCACCAGGCTCGCCGTCTTCGACTGCGACGGCACGCTGGTCGACGGGCAGGCGGATGTCTGCTGGGCGATGGAGCGCGCCTTCGCCCGCGCGCAACTTCCCGCGCCCGACACCGCGCTGGTGCGGCGCATGGTCGGGCTTTCCCTGCCGGTCGCGGTGCGCGAACTCGCCCCCGATCTCGACGAAGCCAAGGCGCGCGAAGTGACCGAGTTCTACAAGTCGAGCTTCCGCGCCCGGCGGGAGGAAGGACTGCTCGACGAGCCGCTCTATGACGGCGTCGCGGACCTCCTCGCCCGGCTGCACGCGGACGGATGGAGCCTCGCTGTGGCGACCGGCAAGTCCGACCGCGGGCTTGCCGCCTGCCTCGCCGGGCACGGGATCGCGGACCTGTTCATCTCGCTCCAGACCGCCGACCGCCACCCCTCGAAGCCGCATCCCGCCATGCTCGAAGCCGCGCTGTTCGAGGCCGGGGCGCAGCCGGAGGAAACGGTGATGATCGGCGACACCAGTTTCGATATGCAGATGGCCGCCGCCGCGCGGGTTCCCGCGATCGGGGTCGCATGGGGCTATCACAGCCCGGCCGAACTGCTCGCCACCGGCGCGCGCGAGGTGGCGGGCACGGTGCGCGAACTCGCCGCCATGCTGGAGGCTTGA
- a CDS encoding ATP12 family chaperone protein: MKRFYREVALAEAEGGWQVTLDGRKVRTQKGAQQVVPSEPLARALAAEWEGAGETLDPKAFPMRDMADYAIDIVAPAPEAVAGKLIAYGETDTLCYRADPDEPLFERQEQVWEPLLSAFEAREGAALVRVSGIVHRPQDAGQMERLHARMLGENAFRLAALEAMTSLSASLVIGLSALAEETADEDGARALWRAASLEEEWQAELWGRDYEAEERRAKREADFLAAWRFARLASC; encoded by the coding sequence GTGAAAAGGTTCTACCGCGAGGTCGCGCTGGCCGAGGCGGAAGGTGGCTGGCAGGTGACGCTCGACGGGCGCAAGGTGCGCACCCAGAAAGGCGCGCAGCAGGTCGTGCCGAGCGAGCCGCTCGCGCGCGCGCTCGCCGCGGAATGGGAGGGAGCGGGCGAGACGCTGGATCCGAAAGCCTTCCCGATGCGCGACATGGCCGATTACGCGATCGACATCGTCGCGCCCGCGCCTGAGGCGGTGGCGGGCAAGCTCATCGCCTATGGCGAGACCGACACGTTGTGCTATCGCGCCGACCCGGACGAACCGCTGTTCGAGCGGCAGGAACAGGTGTGGGAACCGCTGCTCTCGGCCTTCGAGGCGCGCGAGGGCGCGGCGCTGGTGCGGGTCAGCGGGATCGTCCACCGGCCGCAGGATGCGGGCCAGATGGAGCGGCTCCACGCGCGGATGCTGGGCGAGAACGCCTTTCGCCTCGCGGCCCTCGAAGCCATGACGTCGCTATCCGCCTCGCTCGTCATCGGCCTGTCGGCGCTGGCCGAGGAGACCGCCGACGAGGACGGGGCGCGCGCGCTGTGGCGCGCGGCGAGCCTCGAGGAGGAATGGCAGGCGGAGCTGTGGGGCCGGGACTACGAAGCCGAGGAACGGCGGGCAAAGCGCGAAGCCGATTTCCTCGCGGCCTGGCGCTTCGCGCGGCTGGCGTCTTGTTAG
- a CDS encoding ABC-type transport auxiliary lipoprotein family protein, producing the protein MNHSMLRLPRLLAFAALPLALAGCVSIGESEPPESLLTLTSTARAPAGTGAEAGGGSSEGVIAVKTPEAAAKLDVLRVPVAVNETEVAYLKQAYWVEKPARLFRRLLGETLRTRMDALVLDGEASPSLAGRTLSGTLLDMGYDASAGEVVVRYDAVLTRADGRVVSRRFEAMESVAVAEAGPVGAALNRAANTLAGEVADWLAAQE; encoded by the coding sequence ATGAACCATTCCATGCTGCGCCTGCCCCGACTGCTGGCCTTCGCCGCGCTGCCGCTGGCGCTCGCCGGGTGCGTCAGCATCGGCGAATCCGAGCCGCCCGAAAGCCTGCTCACGCTCACCTCGACCGCCCGCGCGCCTGCCGGGACCGGGGCCGAGGCCGGGGGCGGATCGAGCGAAGGCGTGATCGCGGTGAAAACGCCCGAGGCTGCCGCCAAGCTCGACGTGCTGCGCGTGCCGGTCGCGGTGAACGAAACCGAGGTCGCCTATCTCAAGCAGGCGTATTGGGTCGAAAAGCCCGCGCGCCTCTTCCGCCGCCTGCTCGGCGAGACGCTGCGCACGCGGATGGACGCGCTGGTGCTCGACGGCGAGGCGAGCCCCTCGCTCGCGGGCCGGACGCTTTCGGGAACGCTGCTCGACATGGGCTATGATGCCTCGGCGGGCGAGGTCGTGGTGCGCTACGACGCGGTCCTCACGCGCGCCGACGGCCGGGTGGTCTCGCGCCGGTTCGAGGCGATGGAAAGCGTCGCCGTGGCCGAAGCCGGCCCGGTCGGCGCGGCGCTCAACCGCGCGGCGAACACGCTTGCGGGCGAGGTCGCCGACTGGCTTGCTGCGCAGGAATGA